GAAGGAGTTCGAAGGTCGGAAACTTGCTATTTTGGACGTGGCCGGAAGGCTCGAAGAGGCTGCAACGGTGTTGAGGGCAGATATCGCCAGGTCAAGGATCAAGGATATAAGGACCAAACTGCAGGATGAACGGTTCAACATCGCGGTGGTCGGCGGCTATAAAAGAGGAAAGTCGACCTTCGTCAATGCCCTTCTGGGCTCTGAGATACTTCCAACAGGTATCGTCCCGTTGACGAGCGTGATAACGAAGATCGTGAGCGGAGATAAGACCCAGGTGACCGTGGTCTTTCAAGATGGAAGGCAAGAGAAGATCGCGATCAGGGACCTAGGACAATATATCACAGAGAAAGGAAACCCTGGGAACAGGTTGAAGGTCAGTGAGGTGGAGGTCACCTTTGATACAGGCGATCTGAAGGAGGGTGTCACCATCGTAGATACACCAGGCATCGGATCGACATTTATTGAGAACACCAAGGTCGCCCATGGGTTCATCGACCAAGTAGATGCTGCAGTGTTCGTGATAGGTGCCGACCCTCCGATAGGTGAGGCAGAGATGGAGTTCTTGAAGATGGTCGGCAGGTCGGTGGACAAGATCTTCTTCGTTCAGAACAAGATCGATGCGTTTTCAGATGGCGAGTGGATGGAATCATTGGATTTTTCCTCGACCATGATAAAGGATCACCTTGGACTAAAAGAGGTCAAGGTATATCCTCTCTCGTCCAAGTTGGCCTTGGACGCCAAGAAGAGACAGGGTAGGGCACAATGGGAGGCCAGCCGTTTCGAGCAGTTCGAAAGGGATTTTGAGAGATTCTTGGTGAATGGAAAGGGAGATGTCGTGCTCCATAACGCCAGGTCACGATTGCTGCGGATAGCGTATGACCTGAAGGATGCTGTCACGTTGGAGATCGATGCTACGGAACATTCCATCGAAGAATTGCAAAGAAGATTGGATTGGCTTGATCAACAGAACAATCATGCAGTTCTGAGAATGAAAGAGGCGGCGTATATCATAGATGGGATGGAGAAAGATGTGTCCAGCTCGGTCACTGCCGATATCGCGCCATTTATCGGATCGAATAAAGACCGAGCTGTAGATCTGCTTAAAAGGAGGCTCGATGGGATCAGCAACGACCTAAATAAGGAAGATCTCCTCAATATGGTGACAAGTGAGATGGCCATCACTATCGATGAGGTCCTGGAGCCTTTCGTGAAAGAGCAAAGCTCGAAAGTGACGGGGACCTTCGAGCTCGCCGCAATAAGATTTAAAAAAGAGGCGGATGAGATCATCAGGTCGGTCCGTCAGGAGGTGGCCGAGGCTTTCAACATCAGCCTGTGCAAAGATGTGAGGCTCCCTGACTTCAAACAAGAGACAAGGTCTTGGCTCGATATCAGACCTGTCATCTCATATGACCTGTTGTTCGTCGGTGAGGTCCAGAGCGCACTACCCCGGAAGTTGATGAGGCGTATCGTTGAAAAAAAGGCCTTGAAGATGATAGAGGAGGAGCTCGAGAAGAACGCGGGCAGATTCAGATATGACCTCGTGAGCCGACTGTCTGAGAGCTGCCAAAGGCTGAAGGACGAATATCAGGGAAATCTGAACGAGGTCGTATCGACCATCGATAAAGCATTGAGGTCTGGTATCGAAGATAGGCAGCGGACAAAGGAAGATGCGATGAAACGCAAGGCGCTCTTGAGGTCAGAGCTGACAATCCTATGCGACATCGTAGATGAACTGGAAAGATAGAAATGTCATGCTGGACCATCCTTTCTTTGGACGGATAGGTCTTGATGATAAAGTATTAGATAATGAACAAAAGAGAGGTCCTGATGTCGTCTCACACATAATTAAAAAAAAATAGACGCGTAGGAAGGTCAAACCACCATCGCCAATAAGCATAGGTGTGGGGTGTGATGAGGTCCCGGGGCATTATCATCAAGCGTTCTGAGATCTGCCTTCTGGATAATTCAGCTCCCGATCTTCTTGGAAATCGGACAGATGATGATCGGGCCAGGACAAAGGCCGTGTACCAGTTCCAAAGATAGACAGGGTCCAAGGTTCCTTTTAATATCATCGATCAGCAGATTTACCATGAACTTGGACCGTGATTGCCATCCTGCCACATTTTTTGCTGATCGAAGAGGGCAGAGGTTCTCTGGGGGTGCAACTATAAGGCTTGTCAAGGCCCATGACCTTCACCTGTCTGGAGGTCTTGACCTCAGCGCTTTTATCATAATTATACTAGGGCCCGAAAATATAATTCTGACCAAATCAGAATTACAATCGAAAGAATTATTATATTGTGTCAATGTCCCCAGCCTGGTGATGAGGCTCACCATCAACTGCCTACCAATGGCTGATAGCTTCTACCTCGTCCTTAGGTGAGCTGATGATCGACTCCACCGCGTTGCTGGTCGTGCTGGTTACAGCGTTCATAGCTTCATTGATGTCCATCCGGTTGGGCATTTCGGTCGCTATCTTGGAGATCGTGCTTGGAATAGTGCTTGGTAATGTGCTGGGAATGGAGAGCGCCGACCACGAATGGTTGGCGTTCTTGGCCGGCATCGGGAGCGTTGTGCTCACCTTCCTTGCGGGGGCAGAGATAGACCCAGATGCGATGAAGAAGGACCTGAAGGGCAGTCTGGTCATAGGCACCCTTTCGTTCTTGGCCCCTTTCCTTGGGGCCCTTGCATTCGCCTATTACGTATTAGGATGGGCGACGCAGGCCTCTCTGATAACGGGGATAGCCCTCTCCACGACATCAGTGGCAGTTGTCTATATCGTACTGGTCGAGGCCGGTACCAGCAAGACGAGGACCGGCTCTCTTATATTGTCCGCATGCTTCGTCACTGACCTCGGGACCGCTTTGGCCTTGAGCCTGCTCTTTGTTCAGCCGAACTACAACATCATCTTCCTATTGATAGCGATCGTGATCGTAAGCGTCTATGGTCCGAAGGTTATCGACCGGGCGATAAGATGGATAAAGGGAAGGGGTGGGGAGGGCGAGGTCAAGCTGCTGTTGGTATTGATAATCGGACTTGGGGCCTTGGCAGAGGTCGCAGGGGTCCATGCCGTCCTTCCAGCATACATCCTGGGCCTGGTCACGGCAAGGGTGATGGGGAACAACAAGACGGCCCTGCAGAAGCTCAGGACCGTGTGCTTGGCGATGTTGACTCCAATCTTCTTCATCAATGCTGGTATGAACGTGTCCGTCGCCGCGGTGGTCTCCGGCATCGGTCTCATAGCCGTGCTGTTCGGTGTCAAGGTCATAACAAAGTTCATAGGGGTCCTGCCCGCCACAAAATATTTTGTCGGCAGAGACAGTGTCTATATAACGTTGCTCATGAGCACTGGACTGACCTTTGGGACGATCTCTGCACAATATGGATTGAACAGCGGCATCATCGACGAGATGCAATTCTCGATACTGGTGATGGTCGTTGTCCTTACAGCGGTGATACCGACGGTATTCGCCCAAAAGATGTTCAGTCCAAAGTTCGAGGGGGGGAATAGGTGATGGAGAGCGATAGGTTGATCAAACGACTGTTGGTCGCGGTGGACGGGTCTCAACAAAGTTATAAAGCGGTCCGTTATGCGTCCGAAATCGCGAAAAGCACTAACGCGGCGATGACGCTGTTGGCCGTCGTCGAAGTGATAGACGCTCCGGAATTGATGATGGCAGACCACATCAATGGTGAAAAGGCGGCAATGGATTCTGCGTTGGAGGAGGCTGCGGAGATGGCGATCTCTTACGGTGTTGAGGCCAAGACGGTCATCCGTCATGGCAATCCAGCCGATCAGATACTCAGATACGCAAAGGAGGAGGGGGTCGATATGATAGTCACAGGCAGCAGGGGCCGGGGCGATGCCAAAGGTCTTATCATGGGGAGCGTGTCCAGGGCCGTCACTAAAAGGGCGGACATACCGGTCCTGATAGTCCGTTGAGCAATGGTGGTCTGAACTTAATGGCGATCGGTCTTAACGCTCATCTCTCGAAGAGGACGGCCTTTTCCTTCATCATCGTGATGGGGATAGTAAGTCTGCTTGTCGATCTGGTGTATGAGGGTGCCAGGAGCATCACGGGCCCTTACCTGTCAATGCTTGGCGCCAGCGCGGCCGTGGTCGGTTTCGTCGCAGGGTTCGGGGAGCTGGCCGGCTACGGGCTGAGATATGTATCGGGGGTGCTCAGCGACCGGACCAAACAATACTGGCTGATAACTATCGCCGGTTATTCCATGAGCGTTATCGCGGTCCCCTTACTCGCTTTGGCCGGGAGCTGGGAGCTGGCAGCCGTGCTCATAGTGACGGAAAGAGCAGGGAAGGCCATACGGACCCCCGCCAAGGACACCATGTTGTCCCATGCCACGTCCGTGGTCGGACATGGGCGGGGCTTCGGGATCCACGAGGCCATGGACCAGACAGGCGCTCTCATTGGTCCGATGATCATCGCCGTGGTCCTTTTCCTTGGTGGCAGCTACCAGGCAGGATTTGCCCTGATGGTCATCCCGGCCATTATGGCCCTGGTCGTTCTGCTCTATGCCCGCCACTACTATCCGAACCCGAGAGGTTTCGAGGGGAGCAGAGAGATAAGGACGGAGGGCATCCCTAGGTCATTCTGGTTCTATCTGATGGCAGTGGCCCTGGTTGCCGCTGCCTTCGCTGACTTCGCATTGATGTCGTTCCATTTCGAGAAGACGGGCCTGGTGGACATGGTCTACATACCGATCTTCTACGCGGTGGCGATGGGTGTCGATGCCATCGCCGCCCTCGCCTTTGGGCGCTTGTATGACAAGATAGGTCTACCGGTGCTCGCCATGGTATCAATGATCTCGGCGTTCTTCGCTCCTTTGGTGTTCTTGGGCGATATCTACATGGCGCTGATAGGAACGGTGCTGTGGGGCGTGGGGATGGGGGCGCAGGAATCTGTGATGAGGGCGGCGGTGGCAGAACTGGTCCCGCCAGACAAGAGGAGCACTGGGTATGGTATATTCAATCTAGGATACGGCGTCTTCTGGTTCATCGGGAGCGCGATAATGGGCGTGCTCTATGATGTCTCCATCGTCGCGTTGGTGGCGTTCTCTTTCGCTTTGCAGGTGGCGTCGGTCCCGATATTCCTCAGACTGAAAAGGTCTAAATGAGGTCTCAGAGAGCGTGATTAACGTTACATTTCGCATGTCAGAAGGTCATGTTATGATTGGTAGAAATGGGAGTGACCATCGACATTGAGATGCTATTGGTCAACGTCAATGAATATACCGGAGTTTGTTCAAGTTCTGATGTGTTTTATGGTAACGCTAGGATGGTTCCTAATTAATTTCTAGCAGATGGTCTTTGTAGATTTTTTTCCCAATGAAAAGTGGATGGGTCAAGGAACGTGGTGTTCTTACCTCTCGATATCCATGAAAGGGTCTGATGCAGGAAAGATGTCAATGGTTTTCATTTTGTCATCCACCCGACACCGAATGAAAGGTAAGGACCTTGATGCGTCGTGATGCTTCTCGGATAATCATGGAGTCGGAAATTATATTCGGTTCCCCCAATCTCAACCGTATCAAACGCGTGTTTTACCATTGTTTGGACCAAGGACGATAATAGGACAATATCGGTTGAAGGGAGGGCGTGACCACAGCTGATATTCAATTTATCTTTCCTCATCATGTGTTACCAAGGAATGTCGACCTTGTCCAGTGGTGGTCCCCTTGGCGGCAGAACCTCAATAAGTTGCATCATATGATCATCCAATAATAGAATTGAAAGATAGGTGGAGGGTGTGTTGATCAATAGTCCCACTTATGAGAGGAATAGGCTTTGCACGCGCGCATCATTGCGTCCACATGGGAAAGAGGCATACCTCGGTGCAGAGAGCAAGAGCACATGAAGATATATCCTCCCCCAGGAGAGCAGGCGTTAAGGTATTCTTTCGTTTCCCGCTCGATCTTCTCTTCCGGGCCCAAGAGCAGCGTTGTGAAGACGTTGAGGCCTCCCAATTCACACACCCTTCTC
This genomic window from Methanomassiliicoccales archaeon contains:
- a CDS encoding cation:proton antiporter, whose product is MDSTALLVVLVTAFIASLMSIRLGISVAILEIVLGIVLGNVLGMESADHEWLAFLAGIGSVVLTFLAGAEIDPDAMKKDLKGSLVIGTLSFLAPFLGALAFAYYVLGWATQASLITGIALSTTSVAVVYIVLVEAGTSKTRTGSLILSACFVTDLGTALALSLLFVQPNYNIIFLLIAIVIVSVYGPKVIDRAIRWIKGRGGEGEVKLLLVLIIGLGALAEVAGVHAVLPAYILGLVTARVMGNNKTALQKLRTVCLAMLTPIFFINAGMNVSVAAVVSGIGLIAVLFGVKVITKFIGVLPATKYFVGRDSVYITLLMSTGLTFGTISAQYGLNSGIIDEMQFSILVMVVVLTAVIPTVFAQKMFSPKFEGGNR
- a CDS encoding dynamin family protein codes for the protein MVWNTSGGLTMISSTALKEFEGRKLAILDVAGRLEEAATVLRADIARSRIKDIRTKLQDERFNIAVVGGYKRGKSTFVNALLGSEILPTGIVPLTSVITKIVSGDKTQVTVVFQDGRQEKIAIRDLGQYITEKGNPGNRLKVSEVEVTFDTGDLKEGVTIVDTPGIGSTFIENTKVAHGFIDQVDAAVFVIGADPPIGEAEMEFLKMVGRSVDKIFFVQNKIDAFSDGEWMESLDFSSTMIKDHLGLKEVKVYPLSSKLALDAKKRQGRAQWEASRFEQFERDFERFLVNGKGDVVLHNARSRLLRIAYDLKDAVTLEIDATEHSIEELQRRLDWLDQQNNHAVLRMKEAAYIIDGMEKDVSSSVTADIAPFIGSNKDRAVDLLKRRLDGISNDLNKEDLLNMVTSEMAITIDEVLEPFVKEQSSKVTGTFELAAIRFKKEADEIIRSVRQEVAEAFNISLCKDVRLPDFKQETRSWLDIRPVISYDLLFVGEVQSALPRKLMRRIVEKKALKMIEEELEKNAGRFRYDLVSRLSESCQRLKDEYQGNLNEVVSTIDKALRSGIEDRQRTKEDAMKRKALLRSELTILCDIVDELER
- a CDS encoding MFS transporter, giving the protein MAIGLNAHLSKRTAFSFIIVMGIVSLLVDLVYEGARSITGPYLSMLGASAAVVGFVAGFGELAGYGLRYVSGVLSDRTKQYWLITIAGYSMSVIAVPLLALAGSWELAAVLIVTERAGKAIRTPAKDTMLSHATSVVGHGRGFGIHEAMDQTGALIGPMIIAVVLFLGGSYQAGFALMVIPAIMALVVLLYARHYYPNPRGFEGSREIRTEGIPRSFWFYLMAVALVAAAFADFALMSFHFEKTGLVDMVYIPIFYAVAMGVDAIAALAFGRLYDKIGLPVLAMVSMISAFFAPLVFLGDIYMALIGTVLWGVGMGAQESVMRAAVAELVPPDKRSTGYGIFNLGYGVFWFIGSAIMGVLYDVSIVALVAFSFALQVASVPIFLRLKRSK
- a CDS encoding universal stress protein, encoding MMESDRLIKRLLVAVDGSQQSYKAVRYASEIAKSTNAAMTLLAVVEVIDAPELMMADHINGEKAAMDSALEEAAEMAISYGVEAKTVIRHGNPADQILRYAKEEGVDMIVTGSRGRGDAKGLIMGSVSRAVTKRADIPVLIVR